The segment GCTGCGGCCGGCCTGCAGGTAGATCTCGCGGGCCTGCGCGGCGATACCGGCGTCCGTGTCAAGCATCACACCTTTCGGCGCGTGATAGATACCCTCGTAGGACGGCTCTTGCGCGTGGCACATCGAGCAACGGCCAAGCACCGTGTCGCGCACTGCGGGAAAATGCGCCGAAGCGACATAAATCTGTGCCGCCGAGGACGCCTTGACGTCGCCGGTCAGCACTTTCGGCGCCGTCGACAACCAGATGATGACGACGAACAGGACGGCGGCCGCCAGCCAGGTCCAGCTCGGGTTGCCCTTGCGCGCGTGCCTGGTGTTGAAATAGTGCCGGATCAAAACGCCGATGATGAACATTAGCGAGGCGATCACCCAGTTGAACTGGGTAGCAAACGCCAGCGGATAGTGGTTCGACAGCATCAGGAACAGAACGGGCAGCGTCAGGTAATTGTTGTGCAGCGAGCGCTGCTTGGCGATCTTGCCGTATTTCGGATCTGGCTTCCTGCCGGCGATCAGGTCGGCGACGACGATCTTCTGGTTCGGGATGATGACCATGAAGACATTGGCCGACATGATCGTCGCGGTGATGGCGCCGAGATGTAGGAAAGCGGCGCGGCCGGTGAACAGATGGGTAAGACCCCAGGCGATGAACACCAACACGGCATAGAGCACAAGCATCAGGCCGGTATCGCTCCTGCCAAGCGGCGAACGGCATAAGAGATCATAAACGACCCAGCCGACGCCGATTGTCGCCAGTGACAGCAAGATGCCTGTAGGCGCCGACATGGCCAGCACGTTGGGATCGATCAGGAAGAGGTCCGCGCCGGCATAGTAAACGACGCACAGCATGGCAAAGCCCGACAGCCAGGTAGCGTAGGATTCCCATTTGAACCAGGTCAGGTGCTCAGGCATTTCCGCCGGCGCCACCAGATATTTCTGGATGTGGTAGAAGCCGCCACCATGCACCTGCCATTCCTCGCCGAAGGCGCCGGCGGGCATGCCCGGGCGCTGGCGCAAGCCGAGATCGAGCGCGACGAAATAGAAGGACGAACCGATCCAGGCTATGCTGGTGACGACATGCAGCCAGCGCACGGCGAAACTCAGCCAGTCCCAGAAAATCGCGAAATCCAACATTGAAAAGTCGTCCCTGCCGATCGGGCGACTTTACGGACTGCAGCGCAAACGGAAAGGGCTGAGCTGCACGATGACTTTCAAAAAAAAATGGAAAATACTACAGCGCAGCGCGTCGCTTGGACGCACAAAGGACGCTGTAGAACTTTTATCTGGTGAATGATCCTTACGAAAATCGATTCCGATTTTTCGTGGTCATGCACTAGGCTGATCACATGAGAGCCACGAATCCGCATGGCCTATCTCGACAACATCGCCGTCTTCGTTCGCGTCGTCGAGCTCGGCAATCTGTCGGCGGCGGGCCGCGACATGCGCATCTCGCCGGCGGTCGCTTCCAACCGCATCAAGGAGCTCGAGAAACATCTTGGTGTCAGGCTGTTCAATCGCACCACGCGGCAGCTGATGCCGACCGAGCACGGCACCGTGTTCTACTCCGGCGCCAAGCAGGTACTGGAGGCGATCACCGAGGCCGAAGCCGCTGTCACCGCATTGTCCGGCCAGCCGCGCGGCACCATCAAGGTGACAGCGCCGCTCGGACTTGGCCGGCGGCTGGTAGCGTCGGGAATCCCCGACTTCCACGACAAGTATCCTGACATCGAGGTGCGGCTGAGACTTTCCGACCACAATGTCGACATCATGAAGGAAGGCATCGACGTCGCGTTCAGACTGGGCATCATAGAGGATTCCAGCCTGAGAATGCGCGGTATCATGGAGTGCGAGCGGGTGCTGGTGGCAGCGCCGAAATATCTGGAAACGCGCGGCGAACCGACCGAGCCGCAGGAACTGATCGAAAAGAAGCACGACTGCCTGATGCTGCGCTATTCCGGCGCACGCGAATATGTCTGGACGCTGCAGATGGCCGACGGTCCGCGGAAATTCGAAGTGCACGGACCCTATGATACCGACGATGGCGACGTGCTGACCGGCTGGGCGCTGTCGGGCCGCGGCATCATCAACAAGCCGCGCTTCGAGGTCGAGCCGTTCATCCGCGACCGCCGGCTGAAGGTGATCCTGCCCGACACGCCACCGACGCCGGTCCAGTTCGCCGCCGTCTACCCGCACAAGAAGCTGCAGGACCCGAAGGTGCGGCTGCTGCTCGATTTTATGGCCGAGCGCTGCCAGCGGCTGATCAAGGATATTCTGGCCGGCAAATGAGCGTGGCCCGAATTCTGGCCGTCAGCCGGCGATTGCCTTGCCACGAGAGACGGGGTGCGGCGCGGCTCGTGCGCCAGCATGGGCGGCCAGCGCCGTCATGATCTCGGCCGCCGCCAAGGCTGCGATCACTTGCGGACGCTTGTCCTCGACCGCATCGCCGCCGATCGGCGAGACGAGGCGGGCAAATTCCGCCTCGCTACCGTCCGCCGACTTCAGGAACCAGTTCCTGAACGTCGCCTTCTTGGTCTTCGAGCCGATCATGCCGACATAGGCGGCATCGCGGCGTTTCAGCGCCTCGGCGACGATCAGGAAATCCAGCGCGTGGTCGTGGGTGAGGACGACAAAGGCAGCTCCGGCCGGGGCCTCGCGGACCATCGCCTCTGGCATCGGCGTCAGGCTTGTTTCGACAGCATCCGGCATGCCCTCCAGCGCCTCGGCCCGCGTCTCGACAATGACAACACGCACCGGCAGCAAGGCCACCGCCGAGGCCAGCGCCCGCCCGACATGTCCGCCGCCGAAGATGTAGACATGCGGCAGCTGCGCTTCCTCGGCATCCGCCGCCGCGACCAGTTCCTGTGCCAGCGCTGCGTCGATCAGCCGGATCAGCACCTCGACCCTGCCGCCGCAGCACTGGCCGATCTCGGGCCCGAGCGGGATGTCGAGCGTGGCGCTGACATCCCTCCCCCTTGGGGTGAGGGTGGCGGCGAAGCCGTCGGGTGGGGTCGCCGCGGCCGTGCTCGACGCTCTGGCGGTGCCTTCTGAGACGACCCCCTCTGGCCGCTCCGCGGCCATCTCCCGCTCAAGGGGGGAGATAAGCAGCTGCCGGGCTTTGTCGATCGCCATATATTCGAGCTGGCCGCCGCCGATCGTGCCAAAAATCGCCGCGCCCGAGACGAGCATGAAGGCGCCCTTCTCGCGCGGCGTCGAGCCTTTGGTCTCGGCCACCTCGACCAGGGCAACCCGGCCGGCGCCGCCAAGAAATGCTTTCAGGCTTTGCACTTTCGAGGTCATGTTTTTGCTTTCCCTATCGGGAAACATAGGTTTTTTTGGCCCGGATTGCACGCCTTGTACGAACCCGGGACCGAGTTCAAGCACCGGTCCTGGCCTCCTCCTTCAGCCGTTCGATCGCCATCAGCACCCGCTCCGGCGTCGCCGGTGGGTCGAGGCGCGGGCAGATCCGGTGGTCGGCAACGCTTGCCACCGCATCCGACAGCGCATGCAGCACCGAGATGCCGAGCGGCAGCGGCGGCTCGCCGACCGCCTTGGAGCGGTGCACCGTCGGCTCGCTCGCTTCCGGCCAATCGGCCAGCGTCACGTTGAGGATCTTCGGTCGGTCCGAGGCGAGAGGAATCTTGTAGGTCGATGGCGCATGGGTTCGCAGCCGACCCTTTTCGTCCCACCAAAGCTCCTCCGTCGTCAGCCATCCCATACCCTGGATGAAGCCGCCTTCGACCTGGCCTAGGTCGATGGCGCGGTTCAGCGAGCGTCCGGTCTCGTGCAGGATGTCGGTGCGCTCGACGACATATTCGCCGGTCAGCGTGTCGATCGACACTTCCGAGCACGCGGCGCCATAGGCGAAATAGTAGAAGGGACGGCCCTCGCCCTTGTCGCGATCCCAATGGATTTTCGGCGTCTTGTAAAAGCCCGCCGCCGAAAGCTGGATGCGCGCCATATAAGCCTGCCTGACGAGATCGGCGAAGGCGATCTCCTGGTTGCCGATGCGCACCCGGTTGGGCAGGAACACCACCTGATCGCGCGGCACCTGGTATTTTTCGGCGGCGAAATTGGTCAACCGCTCCTTGATCTGGCGGGCCGCGTTCTGCGCCGCCATACCATTGAGGTCGGAACCGGACGATGCGGCGGTCGCCGAGGTGTTCGGGACCTTGCCGGTCGTCGTCGCGGTGATCTTTACCTGGTCGAGGTCGATCTGGAACTCTTCCGCCACCACCTGCGCAACCTTGACGTAGAGGCCCTGCCCCATTTCGGTGCCGCCATGGTTCAGATGCACCGAACCGTCGGTATAGACATGCACCAGCGCGCCGGCCTGGTTGTAGTGGGTGGCGGTGAACGAGATGCCGAACTTGACCGGCGTCAGCGCCAATCCACGCTTGATGAAGCGACTGTTGGCGTTGAAGGCTTCGATGGTGCGGCGGCGCCTCGCATAGTCGCAACTCGCCTCCAGCTCGGCGACGATGCGGTGGATGATGTTGTCTCCGACCGTCTGATGATAAGGCGTGACGTTGCGGTCGCTGGTGCCATAAAAGTTCTTCTTACGGATTTCGAGCGGATCCTTGCCGACGGCAAAGGCGACCTCCTCGATGACGCGCTCGGCCCCGACCATGCCTTGCGGCCCGCCGAAGCCGCGGAAGGCGGTGTTCGACACGGTGTTGGTGTAGAGCGGCGCCGATTGCGCATGGACCGCCGGCCAGAAATAGGTGTTGTCGCAGTGGAACAGCGCGCGATCGGTCACTGGGCCTGAGAGGTCCGCCGAGAAACCGCAGCGCGCGGCGAACATGAAATCGACGCCAAGAATATTGCCCTCGTCGTCAAAGCCGACCTCGTAATCGACCAGAAAGTCGTGGCGCTTGCCGGTGGCGATCATGTCGTCGTCACGGTCGGGCCGGATTTTAACGGCGAGATGGTGTTTTTTCGCAGCAATCGCCGCGAGCGCGGCAAACTGGTTGCCCTGCGTTTCCTTGCCGCCGAAAGCGCCGCCCATCCGGCGGATCTCGACCGTGACGGCATGGCTCGGCACGCCGAGCGCATGGCTGACCATGTGCTGGATTTCGCTCGGATGCTGGGTCGAGGCATAAATCGTGACGTCCTGATCCTCGCCGGGAATGGCCATGGCGATCTGGCCTTCGAGATAAAAATGGTCCTGGCCGCCGATGCGCATTTTTCCCTTCAACCGGCGCGGCGCCGCCTTGATCGCAGCCACTGCATCGCCGCGCCTCAGAATCAGCGGCGGCGTGACCAGCTTGTCCTTGCGGGGATCGAGCGCGCCGATATCGGTGACGAAAGGCAATTCCTTGTATTCGACCTTGGCCAGCCTTGTGGCGCGGCGGGCCTGCTCGCGGGTTTCGGCGATGACGCAGAAGATCGGCTGGCCGAAGAACTGCACCTTGCCGTCGGCCAGCACCGGTTCGTCGTGACGGCCGGTCGGCGAAATGTCGTTTTCGCCCGGCACGTCGCTCGCCGTCAGAACGTCGACCACGCCGGGTGCTGCGCGCACCGCCGACAGATCCATGCTGGTGATGGTGGCATGCGTGGCCGTCGAAAGCCCGAGGCAGCCATGCAGCGTGCCGGATGGCTCCGGCATGTCATCGATATAGACGGCGGTGCCGCGGACATGCTTGTGCGCGGAATCATGGCGCTGGTCGGTGGCAACGCCACCAGCGATTTTCTGTGCCCTGAGGTTGGGAGCGTGCGTGGTCATGGCGCGCCTCTCCTCCCTTCTCCCCGTTCACGGGGAGAAGGTGGCCCGAAGGGCCGGATGAGGGGCAGCGTTGACGTTGATGAGCTTGCGAACATCGATCGACGACGGGGCCGCCCCTCATCTGCCTGCCGGCATCGTCTTCCCGTGAACGGGGAGAAGGACGCTATTCGCGACCGTTCGGCTGTTTGTTCACTGGCGTTGGTATACATCACGCCGCCTCGTATCTTGAAACCTGGATCGGCGCCTTGGTGCCGCTGGTCTCGGCGAAGAAACGCAGCAGCAGGTTCTTCGCCGCCAGCGCCCGGTATTCGGCGCTCGCCCGCATATCGGTCAGCGGGGTAAAGTCTTTGGCGTACTCGGCCATGGCGGTCTCGACCGTCGCCTCTGTCCAGGGCTTGCCGAGCAGCGCCTTTTCCACGCCAAGAGCCCGCTGCGGCGTTGCCGCCATGCCGCCATATGCGATGCGCACCTCCACCACCGTGCCGTCCTTGGCCAGGGTCAGCAGGAATGCGCCAAGTGCTGCGGTGATGTCCTCGTCGCGACGCTTGGTGATCTTGTAGACGGCAAACTTCGTGCCTTTCGCGGGTACCGGGACATGCACGGCCTCGACGAATTCGCCCGGCTGCCGGTCCTGCTTGCCATAGGCGATGAAGAAGTCTTCGAGCGGGATCGTCCGCCGCTTGTTGCCGCGGCGCAGCGTCAGCCTCGCATCGAGTGCAATCAATGGCGGCGGCGTGTCGCCGATCGGCGAGCCGTTGGCGATGTTGCCGCCGATCGTGCCCATATTGCGCACCTGGTCGCCGCCGATGCGATCGAACAGCGGCCCGAGCGCCGGTATGCGCTTCGCCAGCGTCGAGAAAGCCTCGGTGTAGGTGACCCCTGCGCCGATCGAGATGACGCCCTTGTCTTCGGAAATCCCGCAGAGCCCGTCGAGATTGCCGATGAAAATCGCCGGCGCAATATCGCGCATGTGCTTCGTCACCCAAAGGCCGACATCGGTCGAACCGGCAACGATGGTGGCGCCCGGCTCCGCATCGAGCACGGCCGCGAGGTCGTCGGCATCGGCCGGCACGACCAGGCGCTGCTTGCCGGCGCCGATCTCGATGCGCGAACCGTCTTTAATAGCCGCAAGCCTGGCCGTGACGGCCTCGCGCTCCGTCGCCAGCGGGTCCTTTGCCGCCTTACCATAGCTGGAGATGGCACGCGCGGCGCGGACGATCGCCTCATAGCCGGTGCAGCGGCAGAGATTGCCCTGCAGCGCCTTTTCGATGGCTGCATCCGAAGGCTCAGGCGACCGCATCCACAGGGCATAAAGCGCCATGACGAAGCCCGGCGTGCAGAAGCCGCATTGCGAGCCATGGAAATCGACCATCGCCTGCTGCACCGGATGCAGTTTTTCGCCGTCGCCGCGCAAATGCTCGACAGTCACCACATGCGTGCCATCGAGCGAACCGAGAAAGCGGATGCAGGCATTGACGCTTTCATAGACCAGCCGGCCGCCTGACAGCCTTCCGACCAGCACGGTGCAGGCGCCACAATCGCCCTCGGCGCAGCCTTCCTTGGTGCCGCGCAGCGAGCGCTCGAGCCGCAGCCAGTCGAGCAAGGTCGCGTCGGGCGCAACCCTGGTCAACGCAACGTTCTCGCCATTGAGGATGAAGCGTATCTCGCTGCGTATGTTGAGCCCGGTCATGTGTCAGCTCCCGCGATAGGTCGAATAGCCGTAGGGCGATATGAGCAGCGGCACATGATAGTGCACCGGCTCTGCCATGCCGAAGCGGATCGGCACGCTGTCGAGGAAAGCCGGTTCCGGCAGCCTCAATCCCTGCCGGCGCAGATAGTCGCCGGCCGCGAAGACCAGTTCGTATTCGCCGGTGCGGAATTCCGCGTCGGCAAGCAGCGGCGCGTCACAGCGGCCGTCGGCATTGGTGACCGCCGTCTTCAGATGCGTCCGCATGTCGTCGTTGATACGGTAAAGCTCGATCGACAGACCTGCCGCAGGCCTGCCGGTCGCGGTGTCGAGGACATGGGTCGTCAGACGTCCGCCTTCGGCTTTCGACGTTTCCGCCACTGGCTGCTCCCATTTCCGGCAAAATCGAACATGCCCGGTACAATCGAACATATTTGACGAATTGTGCGCCAATTAAAGGCGATGCATAAGTCCCGGTCGAGTGAAGCGCTGCAAAAACACTTTCAAAATTTTCGGGGGAATGCGCAAGCGGCGCTTTCGACTATCCTGATACCATCATCCGGCAGGAGCGACGATGCGTTACGAACGAGACATGCGCGGCTACGGCGCCAATCCGCCGGATCCGAAATGGCCTGGCGGGGCGCATGTCGCGGTGCAGTTCGTCGTCAACTACGAGGAAGGCGGCGAGAACTGCGTCCTGCATGGCGACAAGGCTTCGGAAGCCTTCCTGTCCGAGATCGTCGGCGCTGCACCCTGGCTCGGGCAGCGCCACCGGAACATGGAATCGATCTACGAATATGGCGCGCGCGCCGGCTTCTGGCGATTGCTGCGCCTGTTCACCGAGGCTGAGGTGCCGGTCACCTGCTACGGCGTCGCCACAGCGCTGGCGCGCTCGCCCGACCAGGTCGCAGCGATGCAGGAGGCCGGCTGGGAAATCGCCTCGCACGGGCTGAAATGGATTGACTATCGCGACCATGCGCCGGAGGACGAGCGCCGCGACATGGAAGAGGCGATTCAGTTGCACTACGAGGTGACCGGGGCACGGCCGACCGGCTGGTGCACCGGCCGCACATCGATCAACAGCGTGCGGCTGGCGGCGGAAGAGGGCGGCTTCGACTATGTGTCGGACACTTATGACGACGAACTGCCCTACTGGTTCGAGCATGATGGGCCGGACGGGTCGACAAAGCCGCAGCTCATCATCCCCTATACGCTCGATGCCAACGATATGCGTTTCGCCACGCCGCAGGGCTTCAACTCGGGCGACCAGTTCTTCGCCTACCTCAGGGACGGATTCGACACGCTCTACGCCGAGGGCAAGGCGGGACGACCGCGCATGATGAATATCGGCCTGCACTGCCGCCTCGTCGGCCGGCCCGGCCGGGTCGCGGCGTTGAAGCGCTTTGTCGACTACGTCAAATCGCACGACAGGGTCTGGCTGGCGCGGCGCATCGACATTGCGAGGCACTGGCAAACAACCCACCAGTTCCGGCCGCCGGCGCTGCGCCCGTCGAAAATGGAATTCGAGGCCTTCGTTCAGGCTTTCGGCGGCGTATTCGAGCATTCGGCGTGGATCGCCGAGCGCGCCTACCAACTGGAACTCGGCCCGGCGCATGATAGTGCCGGCGGCCTGCACAATGCGCTGTGCCGAGTCTATCGCGGCGCCAGCGAGACCGAGCGGCTCTCCGTGCTCAATGCCCATCCCGACCTTGCCGGCAAACTGGCGCAGGCCAAGCGGCTGACGACGGAATCGGCCAGGGAACAGGCTTCCGCCGGGCTCGACGCGTTGACCGACAAAGAGCGCGAGCTGTTCTCAAAGCTCAATGCCGCCTACGTCACCCGTTTCGGCTTCCCGTTCATCATCGCGGTGAAAGGCAAGACCAGGCAGGAAATCCTGGCGGAGTTCGAGGCGCGCATCGGCAACAGCCGCGCCGCTGAGTTCGAAACCGCCTGCAAACAGGTCGAGCGCATCGCGCTGCTCCGCCTCAAGGACATGCTTCCGCGATAGGCTTGGCTTCCGCGACAGGCCTTGGCTCGGCAATACACTTTGGCGCAATACGCTTTGGCTCCGCAATAGGCTCTGAACCGATGGATGTGAAAATGGCCGACCGAACCTATTATGCCCCGCGTGGCGGCCACCCCGGCCAGAGCGAGCTGCTGACCGGCCGCGCCGTCTTCACCGAGGCCTACGCCGTCATTCCAAGGGGGGTGATGCAGGACATCGTCACCAGCGCCCTGCCGTTCTGGGACAAGACCCGCGTCTGGGTGCTGTCGCGCCCGCTGTCGGGTTTTGCCGAGACGTTTTCGCAATACATCGTCGAGGTCGCGCCCGGCGGCGGCAGCAACCGGCCGGAACCGGATGCCGGCGCCGAGGGCGCCCTGTTCGTCGTCGATGGCGAGCTGAGCGTTTTGCTGGCTGGCGAGAAGCATGTCCTGCAGCCGGGCGGCTTTGCTTTCCTGCCGCCGGCCAGCGGATGGAGCGTTCTCAACGAGAGCGGCGCTGCTGTCCGCTTCCACTGGATCCGCAAGACTTACGAGGCCGTCGAAGGCATTGATGTCCCGCAAGCCTTCTTTGCCAACGAACAGGACATTGCGCCGACGCCGATGCCCGGCACCGAGGGCCGTTGGGCGACGACGCGCTTCGTCGACCCTGAAGACATGCGCCACGACATGCATGTCACCATCGTCACGCTCGAACCGGGCGCGGTCATCCCCTTCGCCGAGACGCATGTCATGGAGCACGGCCTCTATGTGCTGGAGGGCAAGGCGGTCTACCGCCTCAACCAGGACTGGGTCGAGGTCGAGGCCGGCGACTATATGTGGCTGCGCGCCTTCTGCCCCCAGGCCTGCTATGCCGGCGGTCCCGGAAAATTCCGCTACCTGCTCTACAAGGATGTCAACCGGCACGCCAAGCTTGGTGGCGCCGGCGTTGCGAGGCGCGCGCCATGACCCGCATCGTGGCACGGCCGCTGACCCGCGAAAATTTTGCCGAGTTCGGCGACGTCATCGATATGGGCGGCGACAATCACTACCCGATCAATGGCGGCAAGGCCGAGCGCTATCACGACCTCGCCTCGGCGCAAGCGCTGGGACCGAATGCGCGTGTGCTGATCTCCATGGTACGCGGCACGCCTTACGATTTTCCGCTGAAGCTGACCATGGTCGAGCGTCATCCGTTCGGCAGCCAGGCTTTCATCCCGCTGTCGCCACGGCCATTCCTGGTCGTCGTCTGCCATGATGGCGACGACGGCCCGGGCGAGCCGCACGCCTTCCTCACCGCGCCCGGGCAGGGCGTCAACTATCCGCGCAATCGCTGGCACGGTGTGCTAACGCCGATCGGCGAGGCCCAGGATTTCCTCGTCGTCGACCGCGGTGGCGACGGCGCCAACCTCGAAGAGTGCCATTTCTCGCACGCTTACGAGATCTATCTCCCCGATGGGACCGCATGATGGCCGACGTCTCGCTGATCGACCGCCTGCTCGACGTCATTGAGCACGACATCGTGCCGAAGACGGCCGAAGGCGTCGCCCACGGCAACAAGCTGTTCGGCGCAGCGATCCTGCGGAAGGAAGACCGCTCGCTGGTGCTCGCCGAAACCAACAACGAGACGGAAAATCCACTCTGGCATGGTGAAGTGCACTGCCTGAAGCGGTTTTATGAAATGCCGAAGGCTGAGCGCGTCGACACCAAGGACGCGATTTTTCTCGCCACGCATGAACCCTGCTCGCTCTGCCTGTCGGCGATCACCTGGACCGGCTTCGACAATTTCTACTATTTGTTCAGCCACGAGGATTC is part of the Mesorhizobium sp. L-2-11 genome and harbors:
- a CDS encoding urate hydroxylase PuuD — protein: MLDFAIFWDWLSFAVRWLHVVTSIAWIGSSFYFVALDLGLRQRPGMPAGAFGEEWQVHGGGFYHIQKYLVAPAEMPEHLTWFKWESYATWLSGFAMLCVVYYAGADLFLIDPNVLAMSAPTGILLSLATIGVGWVVYDLLCRSPLGRSDTGLMLVLYAVLVFIAWGLTHLFTGRAAFLHLGAITATIMSANVFMVIIPNQKIVVADLIAGRKPDPKYGKIAKQRSLHNNYLTLPVLFLMLSNHYPLAFATQFNWVIASLMFIIGVLIRHYFNTRHARKGNPSWTWLAAAVLFVVIIWLSTAPKVLTGDVKASSAAQIYVASAHFPAVRDTVLGRCSMCHAQEPSYEGIYHAPKGVMLDTDAGIAAQAREIYLQAGRSHAMPPGNVTHITDKERALLVAWFEEAGK
- a CDS encoding LysR family transcriptional regulator, whose protein sequence is MAYLDNIAVFVRVVELGNLSAAGRDMRISPAVASNRIKELEKHLGVRLFNRTTRQLMPTEHGTVFYSGAKQVLEAITEAEAAVTALSGQPRGTIKVTAPLGLGRRLVASGIPDFHDKYPDIEVRLRLSDHNVDIMKEGIDVAFRLGIIEDSSLRMRGIMECERVLVAAPKYLETRGEPTEPQELIEKKHDCLMLRYSGAREYVWTLQMADGPRKFEVHGPYDTDDGDVLTGWALSGRGIINKPRFEVEPFIRDRRLKVILPDTPPTPVQFAAVYPHKKLQDPKVRLLLDFMAERCQRLIKDILAGK
- the xdhC gene encoding xanthine dehydrogenase accessory protein XdhC — its product is MTSKVQSLKAFLGGAGRVALVEVAETKGSTPREKGAFMLVSGAAIFGTIGGGQLEYMAIDKARQLLISPLEREMAAERPEGVVSEGTARASSTAAATPPDGFAATLTPRGRDVSATLDIPLGPEIGQCCGGRVEVLIRLIDAALAQELVAAADAEEAQLPHVYIFGGGHVGRALASAVALLPVRVVIVETRAEALEGMPDAVETSLTPMPEAMVREAPAGAAFVVLTHDHALDFLIVAEALKRRDAAYVGMIGSKTKKATFRNWFLKSADGSEAEFARLVSPIGGDAVEDKRPQVIAALAAAEIMTALAAHAGARAAPHPVSRGKAIAG
- the xdhB gene encoding xanthine dehydrogenase molybdopterin binding subunit; this encodes MTTHAPNLRAQKIAGGVATDQRHDSAHKHVRGTAVYIDDMPEPSGTLHGCLGLSTATHATITSMDLSAVRAAPGVVDVLTASDVPGENDISPTGRHDEPVLADGKVQFFGQPIFCVIAETREQARRATRLAKVEYKELPFVTDIGALDPRKDKLVTPPLILRRGDAVAAIKAAPRRLKGKMRIGGQDHFYLEGQIAMAIPGEDQDVTIYASTQHPSEIQHMVSHALGVPSHAVTVEIRRMGGAFGGKETQGNQFAALAAIAAKKHHLAVKIRPDRDDDMIATGKRHDFLVDYEVGFDDEGNILGVDFMFAARCGFSADLSGPVTDRALFHCDNTYFWPAVHAQSAPLYTNTVSNTAFRGFGGPQGMVGAERVIEEVAFAVGKDPLEIRKKNFYGTSDRNVTPYHQTVGDNIIHRIVAELEASCDYARRRRTIEAFNANSRFIKRGLALTPVKFGISFTATHYNQAGALVHVYTDGSVHLNHGGTEMGQGLYVKVAQVVAEEFQIDLDQVKITATTTGKVPNTSATAASSGSDLNGMAAQNAARQIKERLTNFAAEKYQVPRDQVVFLPNRVRIGNQEIAFADLVRQAYMARIQLSAAGFYKTPKIHWDRDKGEGRPFYYFAYGAACSEVSIDTLTGEYVVERTDILHETGRSLNRAIDLGQVEGGFIQGMGWLTTEELWWDEKGRLRTHAPSTYKIPLASDRPKILNVTLADWPEASEPTVHRSKAVGEPPLPLGISVLHALSDAVASVADHRICPRLDPPATPERVLMAIERLKEEARTGA
- the xdhA gene encoding xanthine dehydrogenase small subunit; protein product: MTGLNIRSEIRFILNGENVALTRVAPDATLLDWLRLERSLRGTKEGCAEGDCGACTVLVGRLSGGRLVYESVNACIRFLGSLDGTHVVTVEHLRGDGEKLHPVQQAMVDFHGSQCGFCTPGFVMALYALWMRSPEPSDAAIEKALQGNLCRCTGYEAIVRAARAISSYGKAAKDPLATEREAVTARLAAIKDGSRIEIGAGKQRLVVPADADDLAAVLDAEPGATIVAGSTDVGLWVTKHMRDIAPAIFIGNLDGLCGISEDKGVISIGAGVTYTEAFSTLAKRIPALGPLFDRIGGDQVRNMGTIGGNIANGSPIGDTPPPLIALDARLTLRRGNKRRTIPLEDFFIAYGKQDRQPGEFVEAVHVPVPAKGTKFAVYKITKRRDEDITAALGAFLLTLAKDGTVVEVRIAYGGMAATPQRALGVEKALLGKPWTEATVETAMAEYAKDFTPLTDMRASAEYRALAAKNLLLRFFAETSGTKAPIQVSRYEAA
- the uraH gene encoding hydroxyisourate hydrolase; amino-acid sequence: MAETSKAEGGRLTTHVLDTATGRPAAGLSIELYRINDDMRTHLKTAVTNADGRCDAPLLADAEFRTGEYELVFAAGDYLRRQGLRLPEPAFLDSVPIRFGMAEPVHYHVPLLISPYGYSTYRGS
- the puuE gene encoding allantoinase PuuE; the protein is MRYERDMRGYGANPPDPKWPGGAHVAVQFVVNYEEGGENCVLHGDKASEAFLSEIVGAAPWLGQRHRNMESIYEYGARAGFWRLLRLFTEAEVPVTCYGVATALARSPDQVAAMQEAGWEIASHGLKWIDYRDHAPEDERRDMEEAIQLHYEVTGARPTGWCTGRTSINSVRLAAEEGGFDYVSDTYDDELPYWFEHDGPDGSTKPQLIIPYTLDANDMRFATPQGFNSGDQFFAYLRDGFDTLYAEGKAGRPRMMNIGLHCRLVGRPGRVAALKRFVDYVKSHDRVWLARRIDIARHWQTTHQFRPPALRPSKMEFEAFVQAFGGVFEHSAWIAERAYQLELGPAHDSAGGLHNALCRVYRGASETERLSVLNAHPDLAGKLAQAKRLTTESAREQASAGLDALTDKERELFSKLNAAYVTRFGFPFIIAVKGKTRQEILAEFEARIGNSRAAEFETACKQVERIALLRLKDMLPR
- a CDS encoding bifunctional allantoicase/(S)-ureidoglycine aminohydrolase, which gives rise to MADRTYYAPRGGHPGQSELLTGRAVFTEAYAVIPRGVMQDIVTSALPFWDKTRVWVLSRPLSGFAETFSQYIVEVAPGGGSNRPEPDAGAEGALFVVDGELSVLLAGEKHVLQPGGFAFLPPASGWSVLNESGAAVRFHWIRKTYEAVEGIDVPQAFFANEQDIAPTPMPGTEGRWATTRFVDPEDMRHDMHVTIVTLEPGAVIPFAETHVMEHGLYVLEGKAVYRLNQDWVEVEAGDYMWLRAFCPQACYAGGPGKFRYLLYKDVNRHAKLGGAGVARRAP
- a CDS encoding ureidoglycolate lyase encodes the protein MTRIVARPLTRENFAEFGDVIDMGGDNHYPINGGKAERYHDLASAQALGPNARVLISMVRGTPYDFPLKLTMVERHPFGSQAFIPLSPRPFLVVVCHDGDDGPGEPHAFLTAPGQGVNYPRNRWHGVLTPIGEAQDFLVVDRGGDGANLEECHFSHAYEIYLPDGTA
- a CDS encoding nucleoside deaminase; translated protein: MADVSLIDRLLDVIEHDIVPKTAEGVAHGNKLFGAAILRKEDRSLVLAETNNETENPLWHGEVHCLKRFYEMPKAERVDTKDAIFLATHEPCSLCLSAITWTGFDNFYYLFSHEDSRDSFAIPHDLKILKEVFALDPGGYNAENAYWKSFSIRRLVSSLAETERLRLETRIGEIAARYDELSSAYQSSKDENDIPLS